The Bactrocera dorsalis isolate Fly_Bdor chromosome 2, ASM2337382v1, whole genome shotgun sequence region TATTGGCTAAATGCTGCTGCATTGAGGAACCGTTATTTGTGGTGTCCATTAAGTTCTGCAGCGATTGGGACGCCAACGTGGGCTTACCATGTCCACTAACTTTCGATGGCAATGCCGTTAATTTTGCTGTCATCGACGATGCGGCTGAGTGCGGATCGCCCACCTCTGTCGAACTGTTGAGATCCAAGGTGGGTGACGGCGTCACATACGGTGTGGAAGTGTAGTCGCTTTTGCTGCTGGCGATTTCGAGGCTGCCAACGCCATTCGCGCCACCCACGCCACTCATACTGTAAGCATCGCTCGGCTGTTGATAGTTGTAGCTGTAAGCTGTAGGATGCGCGGCTGGCAAACCGTACGCACCGGGCGCGCTGGGTGAGATGCTGCTGCTGCCTGGAGCACACATCGCGTTGCCATTGGCCATTGCAGGTGTGGCTGGTGTTGGCATATACCATTGCACAGCGCCGTAATGTTGATGGTAAGGAGGAGGTACatgatgtgtatgtgtgtgcgggtGTGGATGTGGATGTGGATGCGCGTGAGGATGCGGACCGGGATGGCCGTGCGAGTGCGCTTGTGGGTGCAAATGCGGTGGATAAGCGGCGGCGGCGTAATCACCGAAAGCGGCGTGAGGATGCGGATGATGATTGTGCAGAGGATATTGGTAGCCGGATGTTGTTGTAGCACCGACCGCCGCCATTGTCGCCGGCGTCATGGTGGGCACTTGAAGTTGTGACATAACTGGAGTTTCTTGATAACTTTGCGTGTCGTAATCGTTGACGCAAGATGCGGGTGTCGAATCACTGTGCATCGGACTGCAAATAATTAGTGAGAAGGAGTAAGAGAACACATGAGTAAGAACTAAAAAACGGAAATAAGCATTTAGTAAAAGGTTCCTCATGTCAGCACCCCCCGTAGGCATAAttaatgaaatacatatgtgttcATATTGACCGTTATTATTACGAGTGCATATGTGAACGCAGCACGACAGCAATGTATGGCGGCGACTAGTGAGCGGGCTAAAAATTTCGCAAATCCCGCTGGCCTCTGCTTGGTGACAACGCTGGATGttgctttaaatatatgaactaATGCCGAGCGGCACTACTAAAATAGAACGGCTTGACACCGTCGGCCAGCCAGTGACCGGAACATGAAGTGCACACATGACTatttttatacttacatatgtatgtctgtatatatacacatgtgcaGCGTTACCTACAGCCGAGTTTCGAGCCACTACACACTTACAAACATTGCTGTTTCGAGACAAAGACGGTCATCATCTTCTGCGCAGGCGCCCGCGACTCAACTTTCTATCGACCTCACtccaaagcaataaaaatatgtcaGCAACAGCACAATCACACGCACACGCAGTTACATacattatttaaagaaaaaagttaaccaCGTATTTGCATCTGtatcgtatgtgtgtgtgtgtgtttgtagcaATGCCTTTACTTGCTTGCAAACGTGTGTATGCACATAGAGGTTGGTTAAAAAAACAATGTCGATGATTTGACAAATTTTGCTGagttcagaaaaaaataacaaaaacaacaattttcatGAATTTAAAGTAACCACAACAAATTTTCTTGTGCGTTCACCATAAAGCAGTGCTGCAGCTACGCACCGTGATGAGCGTAGTCTCAAATACAAACACTCATATTTGCGTAGGATGTTTTCCTTGCCGCGCTTCCCGCTCATCTGCAGTTGATTTTGTCTAAAGTAAAGACTTTAGCAGAcctttctttcaaatttgtattttattttatttcatcaattttttcttcgtttttgcTTTTCGTCCGTTGTATCTTTGTGTGCATCCGTTTTGCCTATGAAAACACCGAGTTGCTGGGTGTATGTGTTTTCTTTGGAAATTggtcaaaattgttttttataaggcgttattaaatgtaaataaatagaaaaaaaactacagAGTTAAATGACAGCTTCTTTTCTTCTGGCTACCTGACAGTGTTgagttatttaaatacatacttttACATACAAGAGTATACCGacatgtacatttgtacatattcaGCGGTTGCATACAGATATGTGGCTATTTATTACTGCTAAATGTGGTTCAAAGTTGGAAGAAAAAtagttacaattttttttacagaatttaaCAGAAAAGTATAAGCCGACATTAGGGTGGCCTTCATTTGTACAATTTACCTTTTTAACTTTTCTATGAATACTGAAAAGTCCTCGTCACGGCAAATAGAAGGCGCTACTAGTATTGAATCCGTATGATTTTTAGTCAGCCACTATCTTTAAAAGATATGTGTGCAAATTTGATAGCTGTCGAATTATTAGTTCATGAGATATAACGCTTTGGGTGAACCAACTTGTGTTttgctttttgggggaaaaaatactgttgaagcCAAGGTTCGGATTGATTTACTCGGCACCACGGAAATCAGCCGTTGGAAGATGGTATTGCTAAGTTTGAACgaggtgaaatgagcaccgcgTACGATGAaggcagtggacgcccaaaagaggttgttaccgccgaaaatatcaaaaaaggtcacaaaataattttagatgaCCGTAAATTGAAGTTGTTCGATCATATCATCacaaatatttgggtatgaggaAGCTCTATGCAAAGTAGGTGCCGCGCGatctcacttttgaccaaaaacaatgaCCAGTTGATAATttggagcagtgtttggagatgctcaagcgtaataaacccgaatttttaaatcgatatgtgacaatggatgaaacatgccTCCATCATTTTACTCCGAAGTGTAATCGACAATCaaccgagtggactgcacatggtGAACctgctccaaagcgtggaaaaacgtaACAGTCGGCCGTCAAGGTTATGTCTTGTGTATTTTGTGATGCGCCTGGAATACTTTttatcaacagcgactattacatagcgttattggaccgtttgaaAGACGAAATAACTGAAATACGGcagcatttgaagaaaatgaagGTGCTGTTTCACCAATACAAAATGCACCCCGTcccaagtcagtgaaaacgttaacaaaaatccatgaattgcaCTTTGAATTGTGTCCGCTTCCACCGTATTCCTAAGATCTggcccccagcgactatttcctttTCTCAGGTCTCAAAAGAATGCACActggaaagaaattttcttcgaaTGAAGGGATGAAGGGTTCGGCAACCTGAGGCCTATTTGAAGTAAAACACAAATCCACCTACAAAATTGGTTTTGACAGTTGAAGAGTCGCTAAAATCAGTGTAGAAACCAATAttgattaaaagaaaataaagtaatttttttggaaacacTGTGGTAGCCCGTGGACTTTGTCCAGTTATTTCAATCAATCAGAAAGTTTTCTCTGTGTGCAGgtatataaatttgttataaatttttattctagttGGTAAATGCATATTTTCCCAATTACGTGTTATTAACAGTTGTATGCAGAACATTTTGAGTTGTCTTAAAATACACCGTAAGTAATAATGTCTGGGCAATGTCTAAAAATTGTGTGTTCTATCAATACCTAAGCTATCCTATAACCTCAAATGTATCAAATAGAAGCAgcttttaataaacaaaggcgTTTTAGTTTTTGATCAACAAGCTACTATCCTTAGTTGTCCAGGAAGTATGTCATTTAACGAAATATGTTTCAAAGAGGGAGAACATGGAGAACAAATTGAAACAGCACGAGACTGagcaacaattttttgtttctacAATTGATTCATCGGACTAGCTGCATCCTATATGCTCCACGAGTCTGGGTTTTCTCTCTACGACTTTGTGTGTACGGCGAAGAAGTCACTCacgattttttttgaatcatgCAGACGCTCTTCTTTGATCTTAATGCACCCTTTGTGCTATTATCTGATTTTGACTGAGTATACAATGATGCGCAGGTTGTCTTTTTTTCCCAAGTTTGcatcaatttaaaatatgaactcGTTCTatctaaaacaaaatcaaaaatgaatCTTAACCTACTTAAAACCGTGAGCTTGTAAAGAAAGTAACATTTTAACCGAAAGAAGAGGAATCGCGACTTTCAattgacaaaaatattgatagaAGCTAAACCGATTTGCCTCAAGTATCTTAATCTTTTCTATGCTGGCAGCCGCATCTATGTCGTAAAAGCTGTCCGAATATTTCAATGAAGCTTTCTATTAAAGTTAACCGATACTCGAGGTTTCACATGCGTTATATCTATTATATACTCAAGAAAGCAGTTCTAATTAGGATAGCTAATTTATAGAGTTAATATGTCTTACATTTTCTTTCCATCACTTCCTTCAAAACCGATTACCGCTAAAGGTCATTTTGATATATTGTGAAGTATCTTAACAGTATGTTTAAGTTTTGCTTACATaacttaaaaaagaaagaaaattttatcatttcGATTGATAAtgactaatacatacatatatcacattcgaataattttttgtattttcttaagctttagcttcattattttttataattgtgacataaaatagatttttgatggataatttacacacacaaaattcaaaatttatgttataCTAGAACAGTTATTGCAATTGTAAAGTGTTATATACaaaagtttacaattttttacaatttacaattaaaaaaaaatagaaacgatgtttttgtatatattatatatatttatagagctaaatttgtattaaaattcaaattaataaatattgaattttgtgtCTCTAATAATAATCTaaaacatacgagtatacaaatTGAGAATATTTAAACGTAACAAAAATGCAACTAACCTCTCCAAGGAACCAAACACCTCATAACTCTCGTTTTGATTCACTAAATTCAGTATATCCTTCACTGAAAACGGTGTTGTATTTAAAGAATCCGAATTGGTAAAATTTGTCGGACTGGCTTGATTGTAATCGTAGTATCCCTGTGACACCTGtgattgttgttgatgttgtaaCATATTGTTGAACTTTAACGACGGCACTCTTCAC contains the following coding sequences:
- the LOC105223154 gene encoding muscle-specific homeobox protein tinman; protein product: MLQHQQQSQVSQGYYDYNQASPTNFTNSDSLNTTPFSVKDILNLVNQNESYEVFGSLESPMHSDSTPASCVNDYDTQSYQETPVMSQLQVPTMTPATMAAVGATTTSGYQYPLHNHHPHPHAAFGDYAAAAYPPHLHPQAHSHGHPGPHPHAHPHPHPHPHTHTHHVPPPYHQHYGAVQWYMPTPATPAMANGNAMCAPGSSSISPSAPGAYGLPAAHPTAYSYNYQQPSDAYSMSGVGGANGVGSLEIASSKSDYTSTPYVTPSPTLDLNSSTEVGDPHSAASSMTAKLTALPSKVSGHGKPTLASQSLQNLMDTTNNGSSMQQHLANNGAGGLHNMNGHLSNQKSVADNVQVSSESIGANTGGSGECGVSKRRDTSQVTSSRSELRKNGKPRCKRKPRVLFSQAQVLELECRFRMQKYLTGAEREVIAHKLNLSPTQVKIWFQNRRYKSKRGEIDGDTISVKLKADSSATGVMTSGGVMWGQLHRQHQTHPQQTALQAMHHS